In Campylobacter concisus, a single genomic region encodes these proteins:
- a CDS encoding O-antigen ligase family protein — MKNDIVSKLYNLFLVIVLFTLPVTEGLKQISLTLFVLAGIYICVKEKRQFKFDLINISLFIFVLATFISCLINGVSASRALDPLRCMLFFFVARSVGVEKINFKFLFFALFAGFIAAFIPACIEKFTSNDPLALFELKSIGHVNHSAIFMLLVFCVALVSINSKEIFEKYIGISVAGFCVLGIMIAGSRATMYLLPIIIFIYLFFEILNKQIKIKFLLGLIILFSVIAISYIYISVNIAQDERLYSQLTKGVTGSETRYPIFASAFYTWLEHPLFGIGSGEFKIIDITKYFPGNVEVHVSHAHNTFLTFLTEKGVVALFAYLVFQLLLFIKFIKNFRQNSIVFLALLMLMANNIISLANTTFHHENALLMLLFWALALSAIDEKSTLKIS, encoded by the coding sequence ATGAAAAACGATATTGTGTCTAAGCTCTACAATCTCTTTTTAGTTATTGTCTTATTTACACTACCAGTAACTGAGGGCTTAAAGCAAATTTCACTTACACTTTTTGTCTTGGCTGGAATTTATATTTGTGTCAAAGAAAAAAGGCAATTTAAATTTGATCTCATAAATATCTCACTTTTTATCTTTGTTTTGGCTACTTTTATAAGTTGTCTTATAAATGGAGTTTCTGCATCAAGAGCGCTTGATCCACTAAGGTGTATGCTATTTTTCTTTGTAGCCAGAAGTGTCGGCGTAGAAAAAATAAATTTTAAATTTTTATTTTTTGCCTTATTTGCTGGTTTTATTGCTGCGTTTATCCCTGCTTGTATAGAAAAATTCACTTCAAATGATCCTTTAGCACTTTTTGAGCTTAAATCAATAGGACACGTAAATCATAGCGCTATTTTTATGCTACTAGTTTTTTGTGTAGCATTAGTTTCGATAAATAGCAAAGAAATTTTTGAAAAGTATATAGGCATAAGTGTTGCCGGATTTTGCGTCCTTGGTATAATGATAGCTGGCTCTAGAGCTACAATGTATCTTTTGCCAATTATCATTTTTATTTACTTGTTTTTTGAAATTCTAAATAAACAGATAAAAATAAAATTTTTATTAGGCTTGATAATTTTATTTAGTGTAATAGCTATTTCTTATATATATATATCAGTAAATATCGCTCAAGATGAAAGATTGTATAGTCAACTAACAAAGGGGGTAACTGGATCAGAGACTAGATATCCGATCTTTGCTAGCGCGTTTTATACGTGGTTAGAACACCCTTTATTTGGGATAGGTTCTGGTGAGTTTAAGATCATTGATATAACAAAATATTTTCCAGGCAATGTTGAAGTTCATGTTAGTCACGCACACAATACCTTTTTAACATTTTTAACAGAAAAGGGCGTCGTTGCCTTGTTTGCATATTTGGTATTTCAACTATTACTCTTTATAAAATTCATTAAAAATTTTAGACAAAATAGCATAGTTTTTCTTGCACTTTTAATGCTTATGGCTAATAATATAATCTCACTTGCAAATACAACATTTCACCATGAAAATGCCCTTTTAATGCTACTATTTTGGGCCCTAGCTTTAAGTGCGATAGATGAAAAATCGACCTTAAAAATTAGCTAA
- the uvrA gene encoding excinuclease ABC subunit UvrA — translation MNDIIEITGAREHNLKNINLKIPKNKLVVFTGLSGSGKSTLAFDTLYAEGQRRYMESLSSYARQFLDRVGKPDVDKIEGLTPAIAIDQKTTSKNPRSTVGTITEIYDYLRLLYARVGVQHCHKCGKPISKMSASDIINEISKLPLGAKVIIYAPLVREKKGTWADLIENLRQKGFVRAQIDGVVVRLDEEIELAKTKKHTIKVIVDRIAIDEQNHERLASDVEKALNESFGEVEIEIANADELGLKESFIHYSEHMACFDCKISFTPLEPLSFSFNSPKGACEHCDGLGIRYSLDMSKIIDEEKSIENGAIRLLYGYNMSYYYKFLLAFCEQNSIDIKKPYYELSEDEKRLVLYGNVKEVEFFWKRNKLLRKFDGVVKISHGLLKDYKDFDEYMSEKICDACNGHRLKPQSLAVKVAGLGLGEILDMSIENCTAFFSNEKNFAYLSDYDKAIAKPILKEINERLFFLYDVGLGYLSLGRDARTISGGEAQRIRIASQIGSGLSGVMYVLDEPSIGLHERDTLKLIKTLRNLQAKGNSVIVVEHDKKTIEEADFIVDIGPGAGKFGGNVVFAGSSKELLSSDTQTAQYINGKKKIDYQKNRKAEKWLEISNVNINNISNLTAKFPLRNLVGITGVSGSGKSSLILQTLLPEAQEQLNRAKKVKKIAGVNLSGLENLDKVIYLDQSPIGRTPRSNPATYTGVMDEIRNLFAQTKEAKLRGYKIGRFSFNVKGGRCEKCQGEGEITIEMHFLPDINVVCDVCNGARYNAQTLEILYKGKNIAEVLNMSIDEAVEFFKAVPKIASKLTTLQDVGLGYITLGQNAVTLSGGEAQRVKLAKELSRSDTGNTLYILDEPTTGLHFADVDRLVKVLNHLVDLGNSVFVIEHNMDVIKNCDYIIDMGPEGGAKGGKVIACGNVKEVAKNYKKTGSYTGEFLAQELEEMKKK, via the coding sequence ATGAACGATATTATTGAAATAACTGGCGCAAGGGAACATAACTTAAAAAATATAAATCTCAAAATTCCAAAAAATAAATTAGTAGTTTTTACCGGTCTTAGCGGAAGCGGCAAGAGTACGCTAGCCTTTGATACGCTTTATGCTGAGGGGCAAAGAAGATACATGGAGAGCCTTAGCAGCTATGCTAGGCAGTTTTTAGATCGCGTTGGCAAGCCTGATGTTGATAAGATAGAAGGTTTAACGCCTGCTATTGCGATCGATCAAAAGACCACCTCTAAAAATCCTCGCTCAACGGTCGGTACGATTACAGAAATTTACGACTATCTAAGGCTTTTATACGCAAGGGTCGGCGTTCAACACTGCCATAAATGTGGCAAACCTATCTCAAAAATGAGTGCGAGCGATATCATAAATGAAATTTCAAAACTCCCACTTGGCGCAAAAGTAATCATTTATGCACCGCTAGTGCGTGAGAAAAAGGGCACATGGGCGGACTTGATCGAAAATTTACGCCAAAAAGGCTTTGTGAGAGCGCAGATAGATGGCGTGGTAGTGAGGCTTGACGAGGAGATCGAGCTTGCAAAAACAAAAAAACACACGATAAAGGTTATCGTTGATAGGATCGCTATTGATGAGCAAAATCACGAGCGCCTTGCAAGCGACGTAGAAAAGGCACTAAATGAGAGCTTTGGAGAGGTTGAGATAGAGATCGCAAATGCCGATGAACTGGGCTTAAAAGAGAGTTTTATACATTACAGTGAACACATGGCTTGTTTTGACTGCAAAATTTCATTTACGCCACTTGAGCCACTAAGCTTTAGCTTTAACTCTCCAAAGGGCGCTTGCGAGCACTGTGACGGACTTGGTATAAGATACAGCCTAGATATGAGCAAGATCATCGATGAGGAAAAGTCGATAGAAAATGGAGCGATCAGGCTACTTTACGGCTACAACATGAGCTATTACTATAAATTTTTACTTGCTTTTTGTGAGCAAAATAGCATTGATATCAAAAAGCCATATTATGAGCTAAGTGAAGATGAAAAGAGGCTTGTTTTATACGGGAATGTCAAGGAAGTTGAGTTTTTTTGGAAGCGAAATAAGCTGCTTAGAAAGTTTGATGGAGTGGTTAAAATTTCACATGGGCTTTTGAAGGATTACAAAGACTTTGACGAATACATGAGTGAGAAAATTTGTGATGCTTGTAACGGACACAGGCTAAAGCCTCAAAGTTTAGCGGTCAAGGTCGCTGGCCTTGGACTTGGTGAAATTTTAGATATGAGCATAGAAAACTGCACTGCATTTTTTTCAAATGAGAAAAATTTCGCATATCTTAGCGACTATGACAAGGCGATCGCAAAGCCTATCTTAAAAGAGATCAACGAGAGGCTTTTCTTTTTGTATGACGTGGGGCTTGGCTATTTGTCGCTTGGACGTGATGCTAGGACGATCAGTGGTGGTGAGGCGCAGCGTATTAGGATCGCGAGCCAGATAGGAAGTGGGCTAAGTGGCGTCATGTACGTGCTTGATGAGCCAAGCATCGGCCTTCACGAGCGAGATACACTAAAACTCATAAAAACGCTTAGAAATTTACAAGCCAAAGGCAACTCTGTAATCGTCGTTGAGCATGACAAAAAAACGATAGAAGAGGCTGATTTTATCGTAGATATTGGCCCTGGAGCTGGTAAATTTGGCGGTAACGTGGTCTTTGCAGGCAGTTCAAAAGAGCTTTTAAGCTCAGATACTCAGACTGCACAATACATAAATGGTAAGAAAAAGATAGACTATCAAAAAAATAGGAAAGCTGAGAAGTGGCTTGAAATTTCAAATGTAAATATCAATAATATCTCAAATTTAACCGCGAAATTTCCTCTTAGAAACCTTGTGGGTATCACCGGCGTTTCAGGATCTGGTAAGAGTTCACTAATACTTCAGACCTTGCTTCCAGAGGCGCAGGAGCAGCTAAATAGAGCTAAAAAAGTTAAAAAGATAGCTGGGGTAAATTTAAGCGGGCTTGAGAATTTAGATAAGGTGATCTACCTCGATCAAAGCCCGATCGGCCGCACTCCACGCTCAAATCCAGCAACATATACCGGTGTGATGGACGAGATAAGAAATTTGTTTGCGCAGACCAAAGAGGCCAAGCTTAGAGGCTATAAAATAGGGCGCTTTAGCTTCAACGTCAAAGGTGGACGCTGCGAGAAGTGCCAAGGCGAGGGTGAGATCACGATCGAGATGCACTTTTTGCCTGATATAAACGTGGTTTGTGACGTTTGTAATGGCGCTAGATATAACGCTCAGACCTTGGAAATTTTATATAAAGGCAAAAATATCGCCGAGGTGCTAAATATGAGCATAGATGAGGCGGTTGAGTTTTTTAAGGCTGTGCCAAAGATCGCTTCAAAGCTCACCACGTTGCAAGACGTGGGGCTTGGCTACATAACGCTTGGACAAAATGCAGTCACACTTAGTGGCGGCGAGGCGCAGCGCGTGAAGCTAGCAAAAGAGCTTAGTAGAAGTGATACCGGAAATACGCTTTACATCCTTGATGAACCAACGACAGGGCTTCATTTTGCTGATGTTGATAGGCTGGTAAAGGTACTAAATCACCTGGTCGATCTTGGAAATTCTGTTTTTGTGATCGAGCATAATATGGATGTTATCAAAAACTGCGACTACATCATTGATATGGGACCAGAAGGCGGCGCAAAGGGTGGCAAAGTAATAGCGTGCGGCAACGTAAAAGAAGTAGCTAAAAACTATAAAAAAACTGGTAGCTACACTGGAGAATTTCTCGCACAAGAGCTTGAGGAAATGAAGAAAAAATAA
- a CDS encoding NADH-quinone oxidoreductase subunit I: MSVKITDICISCGSCIDECPVSAIVDDSDNPTGADTYYVYSNKCVECVGYNDEPACASACPTDGCIVWDTVVAGQPSRDQIGADARNGSIPVIQ; this comes from the coding sequence ATGTCTGTAAAAATAACTGATATATGCATAAGCTGTGGTTCATGTATTGATGAATGCCCAGTTTCAGCTATCGTTGATGATAGCGACAACCCAACTGGAGCAGATACATACTATGTTTATTCAAATAAATGCGTTGAGTGCGTAGGCTACAACGATGAGCCAGCCTGTGCATCCGCCTGTCCAACTGACGGTTGTATCGTATGGGATACTGTTGTAGCAGGACAACCTTCTCGCGATCAAATCGGTGCTGATGCACGCAATGGCTCTATTCCAGTTATTCAATAA
- the ndk gene encoding nucleoside-diphosphate kinase: MQKTLSIIKPDAVKKNVVGKIIDRFESNGLRIAAAKKIKLSKCDAKAFYAVHKDRPFFNDLVDFMVSGPVVVMVLEGENAVAKNRELMGATNPKEAAPGTIRADFADSIDANAVHGSDSLENAVNEINFFFALREIC; this comes from the coding sequence ATGCAAAAAACACTTTCTATCATTAAGCCTGATGCTGTTAAGAAAAATGTTGTTGGAAAAATTATAGATAGATTTGAAAGTAACGGCCTAAGGATCGCAGCTGCAAAGAAAATCAAGCTTAGCAAATGCGATGCAAAAGCGTTTTACGCAGTTCACAAAGATAGACCTTTTTTCAATGATTTAGTTGATTTTATGGTAAGCGGACCAGTTGTAGTTATGGTTTTAGAGGGTGAAAATGCAGTTGCTAAAAACCGCGAGCTAATGGGTGCAACTAACCCAAAAGAAGCAGCTCCTGGCACTATAAGAGCTGATTTTGCCGATAGTATTGATGCAAATGCAGTTCACGGAAGTGACAGCCTAGAAAATGCTGTGAATGAGATAAATTTCTTCTTTGCTTTAAGAGAAATTTGCTAA
- the rpmF gene encoding 50S ribosomal protein L32: protein MAVPKRRVSHSRAAKRRTHYKVTLPVPVKDKDGSWKMPHRINKTTGEY from the coding sequence ATGGCAGTACCAAAGCGAAGAGTGAGTCATTCTCGTGCAGCAAAACGCAGAACACATTATAAAGTTACACTTCCAGTACCTGTAAAAGACAAAGATGGTTCTTGGAAAATGCCTCACCGTATAAACAAAACTACAGGTGAATATTAA
- the plsX gene encoding phosphate acyltransferase PlsX: MIRIAIDAMGGDFGADPIISGVIDALKETEFKAVLVGDSNVIKPLIPQSYLKNIEFLEASEVISMADGATDALKRKDSTIYKAIELLKNKEVDAVVSAGHSGATMSLATLRIGRLKNISRPAIATLMPNSKESATLVLDVGANVDCRSEHLFQFAIMGEAYAKEILGRKEPKVALLSNGEEESKGNEVSKEAFKLVSRLDSFVGNAEGNQIFDGSIDVMVCDGFIGNILLKTSEGVADAIGKIIKKQIKKSPLAIAGSVLMRKVFKTLKKQVSYDEYGGAPLLGVNGCVIISHGKSNSKAIKNAIFQAIKFANSNINKVIEEELSHFAR; this comes from the coding sequence ATGATTCGCATTGCTATCGATGCTATGGGTGGTGATTTTGGTGCAGATCCTATAATATCTGGTGTTATTGATGCACTAAAAGAGACAGAATTTAAAGCTGTATTAGTCGGCGATAGCAATGTCATCAAACCACTCATTCCACAATCTTATTTAAAAAATATCGAATTTTTAGAAGCTAGCGAAGTTATCTCAATGGCAGATGGTGCAACTGATGCGCTTAAAAGAAAAGATAGTACGATCTACAAAGCAATTGAACTCTTAAAAAATAAGGAAGTTGATGCTGTAGTTTCTGCCGGTCATAGTGGTGCAACTATGAGTTTAGCTACCCTAAGAATTGGTAGACTAAAAAATATTTCTCGTCCAGCAATTGCAACACTTATGCCAAATTCAAAAGAATCTGCGACTTTGGTTTTAGATGTTGGTGCAAATGTTGATTGTAGAAGCGAGCATTTGTTTCAATTTGCCATAATGGGTGAAGCCTATGCAAAAGAAATTTTAGGTAGAAAAGAGCCAAAAGTTGCTCTCTTGTCAAATGGCGAAGAAGAGAGCAAAGGCAATGAAGTTAGCAAAGAAGCATTTAAATTAGTTTCTAGGCTTGATAGCTTTGTTGGTAATGCAGAAGGTAATCAAATTTTTGATGGTAGTATTGATGTAATGGTTTGTGATGGTTTTATAGGAAATATTCTTTTAAAAACTAGCGAAGGCGTTGCAGATGCTATAGGTAAAATTATCAAAAAACAAATTAAAAAATCGCCTCTTGCTATAGCTGGCTCTGTACTCATGAGAAAAGTTTTTAAGACACTTAAAAAGCAGGTTAGCTATGATGAATATGGCGGTGCACCACTTCTTGGTGTAAATGGTTGTGTTATCATAAGTCACGGCAAAAGTAATTCAAAAGCTATAAAAAATGCAATTTTTCAAGCAATAAAATTTGCTAATTCAAATATAAATAAAGTTATCGAAGAAGAACTTTCGCACTTTGCAAGGTAA
- a CDS encoding beta-ketoacyl-ACP synthase III, giving the protein MPKASLISIASYIPEKILTNFDFEKMVETSDEWIVKRTGIEQRHIATNETTSDLGTKAGELAIKRSGLDKSQIDAIICATISPDHLCMPSTACKIAANLGLNYGVTAFDISAACTGFIYLLELANSLIISGAKKNVLIIGAEKLSSIVDYTDRSTCILFGDGAGAAIISSSNDNEIIDIHTASDGKQAELLITPGCGSVFPASEETLKNRLNFIHMSGNEVFKIAVQTLSKSVIEILHANKMQSEDIDFFIPHQANIRIIDAVKNRLNFKDEQCVLTVAKYGNTSSASIPMAINDAYEDGRIKNGSVLLLDAFGGGFTWGSAILKFGGKNFSDL; this is encoded by the coding sequence ATGCCAAAAGCTTCACTGATTTCTATCGCTTCTTACATTCCAGAAAAAATTCTAACAAATTTTGACTTTGAAAAGATGGTTGAAACGAGTGATGAATGGATAGTAAAGCGAACAGGTATCGAACAAAGGCATATTGCAACTAACGAAACAACAAGTGACCTTGGTACAAAAGCTGGTGAATTAGCCATAAAACGCTCAGGACTTGATAAATCTCAAATCGATGCAATTATCTGTGCTACGATATCTCCGGATCATCTTTGCATGCCATCTACTGCTTGCAAAATAGCTGCAAATTTGGGTCTAAATTATGGAGTTACAGCATTTGATATAAGTGCGGCTTGTACCGGTTTTATTTATCTTTTAGAGCTTGCAAATTCTCTCATTATTAGCGGTGCCAAAAAGAATGTCTTAATCATTGGGGCCGAAAAATTAAGCTCTATTGTTGACTATACAGATAGAAGCACTTGTATACTATTTGGTGATGGAGCAGGTGCAGCTATAATTAGTAGTAGTAATGATAATGAGATCATTGATATTCATACAGCAAGTGACGGCAAGCAAGCTGAACTTTTAATAACTCCAGGATGCGGGAGTGTATTTCCAGCCAGTGAGGAAACACTAAAAAATAGGCTAAATTTTATCCATATGAGTGGAAATGAAGTTTTTAAAATAGCAGTTCAAACACTTAGCAAAAGCGTAATAGAAATTTTACATGCAAATAAAATGCAAAGCGAAGATATTGATTTTTTTATACCTCATCAAGCAAATATAAGAATAATAGATGCAGTAAAAAATAGATTAAATTTTAAAGATGAGCAATGTGTCTTGACTGTTGCCAAATATGGCAATACAAGCTCCGCTTCAATTCCAATGGCTATAAATGATGCCTATGAAGACGGCCGCATCAAAAATGGTTCAGTTTTGCTTCTTGACGCATTTGGTGGCGGCTTTACATGGGGATCAGCGATTCTAAAATTTGGCGGAAAAAATTTTAGTGATTTATGA
- a CDS encoding peroxiredoxin: MLVTKKAPDFTAAAVLGNNQIVNDFNLYKNIGEKGAVVFFYPMDFTFVCPSEIIAFDKRYDEFKSRGIEVIAVSCDNQFSHFAWKETPVNKGGIGKVRFPIVADMTKSIARGFDVLLEDAGVALRGSFLLDKDGTVRHAVINDLPLGRNIDEMIRMVDTMLFTNEHGEVCPAGWNKGDAGMKPSTEGVADYLSHNEGKL, from the coding sequence ATGTTAGTAACAAAAAAAGCACCTGATTTTACAGCTGCAGCAGTTTTAGGAAACAATCAAATTGTAAATGATTTTAATCTTTATAAAAATATTGGCGAGAAAGGCGCGGTTGTATTTTTCTATCCAATGGATTTTACTTTTGTTTGCCCAAGCGAAATTATCGCATTTGACAAAAGATATGACGAGTTCAAGTCACGTGGTATCGAAGTTATCGCAGTTTCATGCGACAATCAATTCTCACATTTTGCATGGAAAGAGACTCCGGTAAATAAAGGCGGTATTGGCAAAGTTCGCTTCCCTATCGTAGCTGATATGACAAAATCAATCGCTCGCGGATTTGACGTACTTCTAGAAGATGCTGGTGTGGCACTTCGTGGCTCATTCTTACTAGACAAAGATGGCACTGTTCGCCATGCAGTTATCAACGATCTTCCACTTGGCAGAAACATCGATGAGATGATAAGAATGGTAGATACTATGCTATTTACAAATGAGCACGGCGAAGTTTGTCCAGCTGGCTGGAACAAAGGTGATGCTGGCATGAAACCAAGCACTGAAGGTGTTGCTGACTACCTTTCACACAACGAAGGCAAACTATAA
- a CDS encoding PilZ domain-containing protein, which translates to MDFKGRQELVINCEDSILKLRDKFIDDGIKFCRQLTFIVPYDQVKICLENIFDILLIQKPNATQLQDDLNNLIPKSNARDELINFLLLNLTLNFSHSCDNSTFVGYFVNAVSRIKEILCGAKDQQEISVKDMIETGTFFYEDPINTFTRMKKAKVRPELLNLYDGLNIKYEAEILEVKEDSVVFRVDMMQILAMKQDGKGFILPNSFFSKPLCADIVNYNIVNKGVTLSNFLRNTTMYAYKRKFQRILPNRFTKAIIKGKQDKIEGSLYDVSEGGISVLSPQTTNFQDGEELEATFEILIAPDKVKNVTLKLRLVTELAYKGYIRYCMKLIDDDETIKDFTQKRIKETLDELRSRINLYE; encoded by the coding sequence ATGGATTTTAAAGGCAGGCAAGAGCTTGTAATAAATTGCGAAGATAGCATACTTAAATTAAGAGATAAATTTATCGATGACGGTATCAAATTTTGTAGACAGCTAACATTTATCGTGCCGTACGATCAGGTAAAAATTTGTCTTGAAAACATCTTTGATATACTGCTTATTCAAAAGCCAAATGCTACGCAGCTACAAGATGATTTAAATAATCTAATACCAAAATCAAATGCAAGAGATGAATTAATCAATTTCCTACTTTTAAATTTGACTTTAAATTTTAGTCACTCTTGCGACAATAGCACCTTCGTAGGCTATTTCGTAAATGCCGTTTCAAGAATCAAAGAAATTTTATGTGGTGCCAAAGACCAGCAAGAAATAAGTGTAAAAGATATGATTGAGACCGGAACATTTTTTTATGAAGATCCGATCAATACATTCACTCGCATGAAAAAAGCCAAGGTAAGGCCAGAGCTTTTAAATTTATATGATGGATTAAATATAAAATATGAGGCTGAAATTTTAGAAGTTAAAGAAGATAGTGTCGTTTTTCGCGTGGATATGATGCAAATTTTAGCCATGAAGCAAGACGGCAAAGGTTTTATTTTGCCAAATAGCTTTTTCTCAAAGCCATTATGTGCTGATATTGTTAATTACAATATAGTTAATAAAGGCGTCACTCTTTCAAACTTCTTACGAAATACGACGATGTACGCATATAAAAGAAAATTCCAACGTATCTTGCCAAATCGTTTTACCAAAGCTATTATCAAAGGCAAGCAAGACAAGATCGAAGGTAGCCTTTATGATGTTTCTGAAGGCGGCATAAGCGTATTAAGCCCGCAAACTACAAATTTTCAAGATGGAGAAGAGCTAGAAGCGACCTTTGAAATCTTAATCGCACCAGATAAAGTAAAAAACGTGACTTTAAAGCTAAGACTTGTTACAGAGCTAGCATATAAAGGCTACATCAGATACTGCATGAAACTCATTGATGATGATGAAACGATAAAAGATTTTACGCAAAAGCGCATAAAAGAGACGCTTGACGAGCTTCGCTCACGTATAAATTTATACGAATAA
- a CDS encoding ATP-binding protein produces MKTIQENLKLFYIGLKDKEPFFYKNKDLTTHAAIIGMTGSGKTGLGITLLEESCIDNIPSIIIDPKGDITNLALTFPQMRPEDFLPYIDEAEAANKGQSVEEFATAQAELWRNGIESSFQDLERVKILKESASFNIYTPKSSAGIGVALLSDFACPNITDEEIFSNYINSLAASVLSLIGINSEDMNSKEQLLISTIFDTKFKEQKDISIEELINFIANPPFKKIGVFDVDTFYPSSERLRLAMKINALIASPSFKGWTQGVRLEISKMLFDENGKAKCNIFTISHLNDAERMFFVTLLLNEIIAWMRGTEGTSSLRAILYMDEIFGFFPPNANPPSKTPMLTLLKQARAFGLGCVLSTQNPVDLDYKGLSNIGTWFIGRLQTAQDKARVIDGLSGIAGSSLDKASLENLISNLAKRNFLLKNINEDGLNVISTRWALSYLKGPLSREQISNLMKDKKENLSTQSVDKSEMKFSIKPIISNEITQLYANSKSLTPNLFASAKVRIYDTKKGIDSVYEVSYLYELNENDNEPNWDEASEGMHVDAIENEPSSASFAAVPNFITSAKNFDALEKDFKEFLYRNFKFNTFEAMGIYSKENESKEEFFIRLQDKCNEILEEQTAKLTAKFEKEQKSLQDKLNKALAKLDKEQKEMTTSGLDAAINIGASIFGALFGNKLLSRQNAGKIASSARSANKVLKERSDVKLSEQSVNDINLAISELEEKFAQECDALKEANDVKNITINETQISPKKSDIYDEKVVLLWR; encoded by the coding sequence GTGAAAACAATACAAGAAAATTTAAAACTTTTTTATATCGGATTAAAAGATAAAGAGCCATTTTTTTATAAAAATAAGGATCTAACCACCCACGCAGCTATCATAGGTATGACAGGTAGCGGTAAAACAGGCCTTGGTATCACGCTTTTAGAAGAATCCTGCATAGACAATATACCTTCTATCATCATCGATCCAAAAGGCGATATCACAAATTTAGCCCTCACTTTTCCGCAGATGAGGCCGGAGGATTTTTTACCATACATAGATGAAGCAGAAGCGGCCAACAAAGGTCAAAGTGTAGAGGAATTTGCCACTGCTCAAGCCGAGCTATGGAGAAACGGCATAGAGTCGAGCTTTCAAGATCTTGAGCGAGTAAAAATTTTAAAAGAGAGCGCTAGCTTTAACATCTACACACCAAAAAGCTCAGCTGGCATAGGCGTAGCGCTACTTAGTGACTTTGCCTGCCCAAATATCACTGATGAAGAAATTTTTAGCAACTATATAAATTCGCTTGCAGCCTCGGTATTATCTCTTATTGGTATAAATTCTGAGGACATGAACTCAAAAGAACAGCTGCTCATCTCAACCATATTTGATACTAAATTTAAAGAGCAAAAAGATATCAGCATCGAAGAGCTTATAAATTTCATCGCAAATCCGCCTTTTAAAAAGATAGGCGTTTTTGATGTCGATACCTTCTATCCAAGCAGTGAGCGCCTAAGGCTTGCCATGAAGATAAATGCGCTCATCGCAAGCCCAAGTTTTAAAGGCTGGACTCAAGGCGTTAGACTAGAAATTTCAAAGATGCTATTTGACGAAAACGGCAAGGCAAAGTGTAATATCTTCACGATCTCGCACCTAAATGACGCTGAGAGGATGTTTTTTGTTACCCTTTTACTAAACGAAATCATCGCATGGATGCGCGGCACCGAGGGCACAAGCTCACTTAGAGCGATCCTTTATATGGATGAAATTTTTGGATTTTTCCCACCAAACGCAAACCCACCATCAAAAACACCTATGCTCACACTTTTAAAGCAAGCTCGTGCATTTGGTCTTGGCTGCGTCTTAAGCACGCAAAACCCAGTAGATCTTGACTACAAAGGTCTTAGCAACATCGGTACTTGGTTCATCGGCCGCCTCCAAACAGCGCAGGACAAAGCCCGCGTGATCGACGGACTAAGCGGCATCGCAGGCTCAAGCTTAGATAAAGCTTCGCTTGAAAATCTCATATCAAATTTGGCAAAAAGAAATTTCTTACTCAAAAATATAAACGAGGACGGCTTAAACGTCATCTCCACGCGCTGGGCGCTTAGCTATCTAAAAGGACCGCTCAGCCGCGAGCAAATTTCAAATTTGATGAAAGATAAAAAAGAAAATTTAAGCACTCAAAGCGTGGATAAAAGCGAGATGAAATTTAGCATAAAGCCCATAATCTCAAATGAGATTACGCAACTTTATGCTAACTCAAAAAGCCTCACGCCAAATTTATTTGCAAGTGCGAAGGTGAGAATTTATGACACCAAAAAAGGCATCGATAGCGTTTATGAAGTAAGCTATCTTTATGAACTAAACGAAAATGACAATGAGCCAAACTGGGATGAGGCTAGCGAAGGCATGCACGTTGATGCAATCGAAAATGAGCCAAGCAGTGCAAGCTTTGCAGCTGTGCCAAATTTCATAACGAGCGCTAAAAATTTTGATGCTTTAGAGAAAGATTTTAAAGAGTTTTTGTATAGAAATTTCAAATTTAACACCTTTGAAGCGATGGGAATTTACTCAAAAGAAAACGAGTCAAAAGAGGAGTTTTTCATAAGGCTTCAGGATAAGTGCAATGAAATTTTAGAGGAGCAAACTGCAAAACTCACGGCTAAATTTGAAAAAGAGCAAAAAAGCTTGCAAGACAAGCTAAATAAAGCTCTTGCAAAGCTTGATAAAGAGCAAAAAGAGATGACCACAAGCGGACTTGACGCTGCTATAAATATAGGCGCAAGCATATTTGGAGCGCTATTTGGCAACAAGCTCTTATCTCGCCAAAATGCTGGCAAAATCGCATCGAGTGCAAGAAGCGCAAACAAGGTTTTAAAAGAGCGAAGTGACGTCAAGCTTAGCGAGCAAAGCGTAAATGATATAAATTTAGCCATAAGCGAGCTTGAAGAGAAATTTGCGCAAGAGTGCGATGCGCTAAAAGAGGCAAATGATGTTAAAAACATCACTATAAACGAAACGCAAATTTCGCCAAAGAAAAGCGACATCTACGACGAAAAAGTCGTGCTTTTGTGGAGATGA